In Acidimicrobiales bacterium, the genomic stretch GTGGTGGAGGCCTACCGCCTGGTCGCCGCCCATTCCCCAGTCCCAGCCGATGCTACGGGCACAGCCGGACTGGCCGGGCTACTGGCTGCCCGACGGGATGAGTGCATCGGTGCCGATGAGGCGGTCACCGTCCTCCTGACCGGAGTCGAACGGAGCTGAACGGAGAGTCGACGCCAATCGGCCAATGGCCTTGTTCAGCGTTCCTCGCGTCGGTAAGCGATACCCAGGGCTGCCGGAGCCGGCGACGGCCGGTTCCGAGCCCGAATCGAGATGGCCACCAGCACGCCCACCGTCAGCAGGTACGGGAGCATGGACAGCAGGATCGGCGAGAAGTCCACGCCGAAGGTCTGCAGGCGGGTCTTCAGCGCCAACGTCAAGCCGAACAGAAGTGCACCGAGGGCCACCCTTCCTGGCCGCCAGGCGCCGAAGATCACGAGAGCCACGGCAATCCATCCTCGACCGGCCACGATGCCCTCGGCCCACTGTGGGGTGAGGGACAGCGTCAGGTAGGCCCCTGAAGTTCCGGCCAGGGCACCGCCCGTGGCCACCGCCCCCAGGCGCAGGCCGGCCACCGAGTGCCCGGCTGCATCCGCGGTGGAAGCCGACTCGCCGGCCGCCCGGAGGGCGAGGCCCAACCGGGTCCGGCCAAGCACAAACCAGGCCACCACCCCGGCCACCACGGCTAGGTAGACGAACGGGGACTGCTGGAACAACACCGGTCCGAGCCATGGGACGTCGGAGAGCGGCCCCCAGTCCACAGAGGACAACTCGGCCCCCGACGGCCGCCCAACAGAGCCCTTTCCGAGGTAGGCAGCGAGGCCGATACCCAAGATGGTCAGCGACAGGCCCGACACAACCTGATCGGCTCCCATCACCACGGTGAACAGGCCGTGTAGGAGGGCCACGGCCGCGCCGGCGGCCACCGCCCCAGCCAGGGCCACCCAGGGATTCCCGGTGTGGAGCGCAACCACGAACCCGGTGACGGCACCCATGGCCATCATCCCCTCAACCCCCAGGTTCAGGATTCCGGCCTTCTCGGTGATCATCTCGCCCAGGGCAGCCAGGTACAACAGGGCTCCAAAGGACACCGTGGCCTCCAGGAGGCCGATGACCGACGCCTCGTTCACGAGCCAGGCTCCCGGATCATGCGACAGCCTCCGCGGCGTCGCCAGACACCATCTCCACCCGGTACCGGCTAAATACACCAGCTGCAATGGCCCCAAAAAGGATGAGCGCCTGCAGGATGGTCGAGACCGAGGAGGACACCCCCATGGTCTGGATGCTCTGGCCTCCGATCTGAACCGCACCGAACAGCAGTGCCACCGCGGCGACTCCCGACGGCCGCATAAGGGCCAGGGCGGCCACGATGATCCCCGCGAAGCCAAATCCGTTGGAAAGCCCCTCGGTGATCCGATCGGAGGCCCCGGTCAACTCCACGCCGCCTGCGAGGCCGGCGACGCCACCGGACACCACTAGGACGGTCAGGATCTTGCGCTGAAGGGAAATTCCGGCATAACGGGCTGTAGCCCCCGAGGAGCCGGCTACCCGAAGCTCGTAGCCCCACGCGGTTCTGCTCGCCGCCAGCCCGAACAGTGCGATGACCACGCCGGCTAGCACCACGCCCACATGGGCCCGCTCGAACAGGTTCGGCAATCGACCCTGTTCGGGAAGCATCGGGGCCAGAGGGAAGCCGTGGGAGTCCGGGTCCTTCCACCGACCGTGGATTAGCCACTGGACCAGTCGAAGCGCCACCTCATTAAGCATCAACGTGGTGATGATCTCATTGACACCGATCCGTGCCCTGGCCACCGCAGGCCCCAGCGCCAACAACCCGCCACCCACCACGGCGGCAGCAAGCATGGCAGGAACCAGGACCGGTCCCGGCCAGCCCTCACCGATCCGAGCCACCCATGTCGCACCGATAGCACCAGCCATGATCTGGCCCTCGGCGCCGATGTTCCAGAGGCCCATTGAGCCGGCTACAGCCACCGCCAAACCAGCCAGGCCCAACGGCACGGCACGGTTCAAGGTGACGGACCAGGCTCGAGAACCTCCCAGAGAAGCATCGAACATTCGCTCGTAGACCCGTATCGGATCATGCCCGGACCCCATGAGCAGGACAACGCCCACGACGAGGGCCACGAGGAGGCCGACCCCGAACGCCAGGGGCTGACCACCCCGAAGCACCTGGTCTCGCCGGGCAAGTACCGGACGGCTCATGTCGCGGCTCCCGTCGCAACATGCCCAACCATCGCCTCTCCGATGGCATGGCGTCGGGCGGTCTCCGGATTGAACTCGGCCACTAC encodes the following:
- a CDS encoding ABC transporter permease, whose translation is MNEASVIGLLEATVSFGALLYLAALGEMITEKAGILNLGVEGMMAMGAVTGFVVALHTGNPWVALAGAVAAGAAVALLHGLFTVVMGADQVVSGLSLTILGIGLAAYLGKGSVGRPSGAELSSVDWGPLSDVPWLGPVLFQQSPFVYLAVVAGVVAWFVLGRTRLGLALRAAGESASTADAAGHSVAGLRLGAVATGGALAGTSGAYLTLSLTPQWAEGIVAGRGWIAVALVIFGAWRPGRVALGALLFGLTLALKTRLQTFGVDFSPILLSMLPYLLTVGVLVAISIRARNRPSPAPAALGIAYRREER
- a CDS encoding ABC transporter permease, which translates into the protein MSRPVLARRDQVLRGGQPLAFGVGLLVALVVGVVLLMGSGHDPIRVYERMFDASLGGSRAWSVTLNRAVPLGLAGLAVAVAGSMGLWNIGAEGQIMAGAIGATWVARIGEGWPGPVLVPAMLAAAVVGGGLLALGPAVARARIGVNEIITTLMLNEVALRLVQWLIHGRWKDPDSHGFPLAPMLPEQGRLPNLFERAHVGVVLAGVVIALFGLAASRTAWGYELRVAGSSGATARYAGISLQRKILTVLVVSGGVAGLAGGVELTGASDRITEGLSNGFGFAGIIVAALALMRPSGVAAVALLFGAVQIGGQSIQTMGVSSSVSTILQALILFGAIAAGVFSRYRVEMVSGDAAEAVA